The following proteins come from a genomic window of Natronosalvus vescus:
- a CDS encoding DUF2150 family protein: protein MSNPPAEFYSAERWQNWIDRLDDEEIDPEDESSARLLLNLQDDTAIAVAKIVAAYEDGELEQEQALEEIADVREIVLSEVDIDDEETRMLVDGVQTSLVCVFIAAEEYVASGPAEEASVMDYIGAAADAEAEEDLDAALGYAAQAGTLIFDGETLDMTIAEELEYGLVTEWINGLDSLQSAMSDPEVVEEDE, encoded by the coding sequence ATGAGCAATCCCCCGGCAGAGTTCTATTCCGCAGAACGCTGGCAGAACTGGATCGACCGCCTGGACGACGAAGAGATCGATCCGGAGGACGAATCGTCCGCGCGCTTACTGTTGAACCTGCAGGACGATACCGCGATCGCCGTGGCCAAAATCGTCGCCGCCTACGAAGACGGCGAACTCGAGCAGGAACAGGCCCTCGAGGAGATCGCCGACGTGCGCGAGATCGTCCTCTCGGAGGTCGACATCGACGACGAGGAGACGCGCATGCTCGTCGACGGCGTCCAGACGAGTCTGGTCTGTGTGTTCATCGCCGCCGAGGAGTATGTCGCGAGCGGCCCGGCCGAGGAAGCGAGCGTTATGGATTACATCGGTGCCGCGGCCGACGCCGAGGCCGAGGAAGATCTGGACGCCGCGCTCGGCTATGCGGCCCAGGCGGGGACGCTGATTTTCGACGGCGAAACGCTGGATATGACGATCGCCGAGGAACTCGAGTACGGCCTCGTCACGGAGTGGATCAACGGCCTCGACAGCCTCCAGAGCGCGATGAGCGATCCGGAAGTCGTCGAGGAAGACGAGTAA
- a CDS encoding TatD family hydrolase, which translates to MIDAETPVLDNHLHLDPDHGRGLEAVDDFARMGGTHLIVINKPSWHLGVEADAGEDFRSVFERTIEIVSEASDRLYGRAWPVLGVHPGMVSRLVDERGLSPQEAAEIMQSGLEVAAEYVRDGEALGLKSGRPHYDVSDDVWDASNAVMRHAFELGADLECAVQLHAEASSDFTEVAEWAEDAGLPAHRVVKHYAGGRLEGITPSVMSEKDRLEVAAERGEPFLMETDFVDDPDRPGAVLGPKTVPRRVAWLLEQGYEGAVRTAHVETPEVVYGIDTEATLERDA; encoded by the coding sequence ATGATCGATGCTGAGACGCCAGTACTCGACAACCACCTCCACCTCGATCCGGATCATGGGCGAGGGCTCGAAGCCGTCGACGATTTCGCCCGGATGGGCGGAACGCACCTGATCGTGATCAACAAACCGTCGTGGCACCTGGGCGTCGAGGCCGACGCCGGCGAGGACTTTCGTTCAGTCTTCGAGCGAACCATCGAGATCGTTTCCGAGGCGAGCGACCGCCTCTATGGTCGCGCCTGGCCGGTACTCGGCGTCCACCCCGGAATGGTCTCGCGACTGGTCGACGAACGCGGCCTGTCGCCCCAGGAGGCTGCCGAGATTATGCAGAGTGGCCTCGAGGTCGCCGCCGAGTACGTCCGCGACGGCGAGGCGCTCGGCCTGAAATCCGGTCGGCCCCACTACGACGTCAGCGACGACGTCTGGGACGCCTCGAACGCCGTCATGCGACACGCGTTCGAACTGGGGGCCGACCTGGAGTGTGCCGTCCAGCTCCACGCCGAAGCCAGTTCGGACTTCACCGAGGTCGCCGAGTGGGCCGAAGACGCTGGGCTCCCCGCCCACAGGGTCGTCAAACACTACGCCGGTGGCCGTCTCGAGGGGATCACCCCGAGCGTCATGAGCGAGAAAGACCGCCTCGAGGTCGCCGCCGAGCGTGGCGAGCCGTTCTTGATGGAGACCGATTTCGTCGACGATCCCGACCGACCGGGTGCCGTCCTCGGCCCGAAAACCGTCCCGCGACGGGTCGCCTGGCTGCTCGAGCAGGGGTACGAGGGGGCCGTTCGAACGGCTCACGTCGAAACGCCCGAGGTGGTGTACGGGATCGACACGGAGGCGACGCTCGAGCGCGATGCGTGA
- a CDS encoding NYN domain-containing protein, whose amino-acid sequence MFESVRNRLRETPSTDSIGLFVDGPNVFRNEFDVDLDDLREAVLERGRVGVIRLYLDEHATPGLIQAAEARGFEVVITSGDVDVKLAVDATACVADGRIDELVIASRDTDFKPVLEYAGVEGIRTVAIAPGAHGRSDALQNAADMAITLEGESTSRDTAEG is encoded by the coding sequence ATGTTTGAATCCGTCCGAAATCGGCTGCGGGAAACGCCGTCGACGGACAGCATTGGCCTGTTCGTCGACGGGCCGAACGTCTTTCGCAACGAGTTCGACGTCGATCTCGACGACCTCCGGGAAGCGGTGCTCGAGCGCGGCCGGGTCGGCGTCATCCGGCTGTATCTGGACGAACACGCCACGCCAGGACTCATCCAGGCAGCCGAAGCCCGCGGGTTCGAAGTTGTGATCACGAGCGGGGACGTCGACGTCAAACTCGCCGTCGATGCCACCGCGTGTGTTGCCGACGGACGGATCGACGAACTCGTCATCGCCTCCCGGGACACCGATTTCAAGCCCGTTCTCGAGTACGCCGGTGTCGAAGGGATCCGGACGGTCGCCATCGCCCCCGGCGCGCACGGACGTTCCGACGCCCTCCAGAACGCCGCCGACATGGCGATCACGCTCGAGGGGGAGTCGACGTCTCGTGATACCGCCGAGGGGTAG